One Fusarium falciforme chromosome 1, complete sequence genomic window carries:
- a CDS encoding Developmental and secondary metabolism regulator veA: MATPSAIPLNARRDTIARLHRVTRGNRSLWYQMTVLQQPERARACGSGMKANSDRRPVDPPPVVELRIIEGPTVEEGKDITFDYNANFFLYASLEHARPIAHGRVQTPAANNPPILTGVPASGMAYLDRPTEAGYFIFPDLSVRHEGRYRLTFSLFETTKEEKDFDLEPTDGDLPPGVDFRMEIKTEPFSVYSAKKFPGLMESTQLSKTVADQGCRVRIRRDVRMRKRDGKSGGNGGNGGYDRREEDYGRRRTVTPAAEDPNSIRARSLSNSSEHRAPYHDASRRPSIADSYPPPPPPPPSYEPASSGSRHLSFGDPSAPQYPTPRQYAPQPGLQLTPVSATGPYPPSAQSPYPKPENSYAFPNRNLPPACPSPAPSMKHDAYDRRQSNSTYVPPSPSVYSTDGHNRRDSQPSYPPTPAAAQPPRPMHSQISLPSLKIAALVSPLPPIEAQTDPAPELPSVLIGGKRKHDSVFSQSTRPLHNGQRQLDPHYGNNHRGMTPEPDQGMYSRADGKIGVVTFNQYQ, translated from the exons ATGGCTACTCCTTCCGCAATCCCCCTCAACGCCCGGCGCGACACCATCGCTCGCCTCCACCGTGTCACCAGAGGAAACCGCAGCCTCTGGTATCAGATGACGGTTCTGCAACAACCAGAGCGTGCCCGTGCTTGCGGTTCTGGAATGAAGG CCAACAGCGACCGACGACCTGTTGATCCTCCTCCCGTTGTCGAGCTCCGAATCATTGAGGGTCCCACAgttgaggagggcaaggataTCACTTTCGACTACAACGCCAACTTCTTCCTCTACGCCAGTCTCGAGCATGCCCGTCCGATTGCCCATGGCCGTGTTCAAACTCCTGCCGCCAACAACCCACCCATCTTGACCGGTGTCCCCGCCTCTGGTATGGCATACCTCGACCGTCCCACCGAAGCCGGATACTTCATCTTCCCCGACCTGTCCGTTCGCCACGAGGGTCGATACCGTCTGACTTTTAGCCTGTTTGAGacgaccaaggaggagaaggatttCGATCTTGAGCCCACTGATGGCGACCTGCCTCCTGGTGTCGACTTCCGAATGGAGATCAAGACGGAGCCCTTTAGCGTGTATAGCGCCAAGAAGTTTCCCGGATTGATGGAGAGTACTCAGCTCAGCAAGACTGTTGCCGACCAGGGTTGCAGAGTCCGAATTCGCAGGGACGTCCGTATGAGGAAGCGTGACGGAAAGTCTGGTGGCAACGGCGGTAATGGTGGCTACGACCGACGAGAGGAGGATTATGGCCGCCGAAGGACTGTTACACCGGCAGCTGAGGACCCCAACAGTATTCGAGCCCGATCTCTCAGCAACTCGAGCGAGCACCGTGCTCCGTATCATGATGCATCACGCCGGCCCTCGATTGCCGACTCAtacccgccgccgcctccacctccgCCTTCATACGAGCCCGCTTCTTCCGGCTCGCGTCACCTATCTTTCGGCGACCCTTCTGCGCCGCAATACCCAACTCCTCGCCAGTATGCGCCGCAGCCCGGCTTGCAGCTAACCCCAGTTTCGGCCACTGGCCCGTATCCTCCGTCCGCCCAGTCACCGTACCCCAAGCCCGAGAACTCATACGCCTTCCCCAACCGGAACCTTCCCCCGGCCTGTCCTTCACCTGCGCCGTCAATGAAGCATGACGCCTATGATCGACGGCAATCCAACAGCACCTACGTTCCCCCCTCACCTTCAGTATACTCTACCGATGGCCACAACCGAAGAGACTCACAACCATCGTATCCTCCTACGCCTGCTGCTGCCCAGCCTCCCCGGCCAATGCACAGCCAGATCTCCCTGCCCTCGCTCAAGATTGCTGCGCTGGTTTCGCCGCTGCCTCCCATCGAGGCACAGACCGACCCTGCTCCTGAGCTGCCGTCAGTATTGATCGGAGGTAAGCGCAAGCACGACAGCGTCTTCTCCCAAAGTACAAGGCCGCTGCACAACGGTCAAAGACAGCTTGACCCCCACTATGGCAATAACCACCGCGGCATGACACCTGAACCGGATCAGGGCATGTACTCTCGAGCTGATGGCAAGATTGGCGTCGTTACTTTCAACCAATACCAGTAA